GTGATTACATCTGGAAGTGGTCCGTCATCACGAATGGAACCGGCCAAAACGAATGGAACATCATTCTTAATGCACTCATACATGATACCGCTTTTCAATGTTCCGTCTTCAACAGCTGCCTTGATTGAACCGGACCTATTGATTCTGTTGATTGCTCTCATGTGATGGGTATGACCATGTGCAACCACTTCTCCTGTCTTTACGTTTACACCAAGGGAAGTTCCGAATTGGTCACATTCGATATCGTGAGTTGCCAATGCATTTCCTGCAAAGATGACATCAATGATTCCATCCTTGACAAGCTGTGCGACGATTGGTGCAGAACCTGTGTGAACAATGGCTGGACCGCCGACAAGTGCAATCTTGCCACCGTTTGCCTTTACGTTTTTAATCTCGGTTGCAACATCATTGATGATGCTCATCATTGGCTTTTCAGAAGAGACTTCACTGTTCATGAACTCGAATACACCTTGCTTTCCTCTGGATCTTTGAGGAGGTGTGATCTTTACCCCTTCTCTGCCAACTACAATCAAGTCACCTTTCTTTATGTCTGCAATTGGCTTGCATCTGGCAGTCTTTTTCTCTTCATCAATGACAATCAGACAGTCCATTTCAATTTCTTCAACAA
The sequence above is drawn from the Methanobrevibacter sp. genome and encodes:
- a CDS encoding TIGR00300 family protein; this translates as MYKREIELSGHIIDSLTLPKTMDIIMDNGGDFDILEFEIGKRKSDTSKAKIMVSAESPDVLNSILDELNFIGVSISEIEEVNLVPSPKDQVAPEGFYSTSHHVTHIYYKGEWILVEEIEMDCLIVIDEEKKTARCKPIADIKKGDLIVVGREGVKITPPQRSRGKQGVFEFMNSEVSSEKPMMSIINDVATEIKNVKANGGKIALVGGPAIVHTGSAPIVAQLVKDGIIDVIFAGNALATHDIECDQFGTSLGVNVKTGEVVAHGHTHHMRAINRINRSGSIKAAVEDGTLKSGIMYECIKNDVPFVLAGSIRDDGPLPDVITDTAESQKMMRHYAQKVDMVIMISTMLHSIATGNLLPSRVKSICVDINPSTVTKLADRGSAQVVGIVTDVGAFLPVLYNALQE